The following coding sequences lie in one Arachis ipaensis cultivar K30076 chromosome B05, Araip1.1, whole genome shotgun sequence genomic window:
- the LOC110272188 gene encoding uncharacterized protein LOC110272188 — MASLPSPWLGSHQREPSLSAPPSGLPPLLPPENTSAATEIYRRRRCQSSGRRCRSRWLPELPPNRFSDRRCFIFLVRLRETVLLARFELWFRRVELYLFRNRKKRYEELHYVWLICCCIH, encoded by the exons ATGGCTTCCTTGCCGTCGCCGTGGTTAGGTAGTCACCAGAGGGAGCCGTCGTTGTCAGCGCCGCCATCGGGGTTACCGCCGCTTCTGCCGCCGGAGAACACCTCTGCCGCCACCGAGATCTACCGCCG TCGCCGTTGCCAGAGTTCTGGTCGCCGCTGCCGTTCGAGGTGGCTGCCGGAGCTGCCGCCAAACCGGTTCAGCGACCGCCGCTGTTTCATTTTCTTAGTTCG GTTAAGAGAAACGGTTTTGTTGGCGCGTTTTGAGTTATGGTTTCGACGagtcgag ctttaccttttcaggaaccggaagAAGCGTTATGAAGAGTTACACTACGTTTGgcttatatgttgttgtattcaTTAG